Proteins encoded together in one Bacteroidales bacterium window:
- a CDS encoding NUDIX domain-containing protein, with protein sequence MHDIKIFFDDSFLKITDNFSLSNDKNRDFYSFRKGFDWTNIINSLLNDDQKREILIVTRKPKKAFKKFKKNFEVIKAAGGVVFNENNEFLVIDRLGKWDLPKGKIKKKESRKNAAIREVIEECGIDNPVIVNFSGYTYHVYQYKTKTILKKTFWYRMSCKKQPLTPQTSEDIVDAFWLAPKFKTIFIENTHASIADFFKTFTI encoded by the coding sequence ATGCATGATATTAAAATTTTTTTTGATGACAGTTTTTTGAAAATTACAGACAACTTTTCGTTATCTAACGACAAAAATAGGGATTTTTATTCTTTCCGTAAAGGTTTCGATTGGACTAACATAATAAATTCACTGCTCAACGATGATCAAAAAAGAGAAATTTTGATCGTTACTCGTAAACCTAAAAAAGCATTTAAAAAGTTTAAAAAAAATTTCGAAGTAATAAAAGCAGCTGGAGGAGTGGTTTTTAACGAAAACAACGAATTTTTGGTAATTGACCGACTTGGTAAGTGGGATTTGCCCAAAGGAAAGATCAAGAAGAAGGAAAGTCGTAAAAATGCCGCAATACGCGAAGTGATTGAAGAGTGCGGCATCGACAATCCCGTTATTGTCAATTTCTCCGGCTATACATACCACGTTTATCAGTACAAGACGAAGACAATATTAAAAAAAACTTTTTGGTATAGAATGAGTTGTAAAAAACAGCCTCTCACACCTCAAACCTCTGAAGATATTGTTGATGCATTTTGGCTTGCTCCGAAATTCAAAACCATATTTATTGAAAACACACATGCTTCAATTGCCGA